Below is a window of Comamonadaceae bacterium M7527 DNA.
TCAAGGAGTTGGAGGGCCATGTGGGCCTGGCGCTGTTTGACCGCAGTGGCAAAAAAATCAGCTTGACCACGGGCGGCGAGTACATGCTGGTGTTTGCCCGAAAAATTTTGGCCACCATCAAAGACGCTGAAGATGCGGCAGCCCGGTTGCAGCGGGCCGAAACAGGGGTGTTGACCATAGGCATGGTGAGCACGGCCAAGTACTTCATGATGAAAATGTTGGCTGAATTTCGCAGCAAACATATGGGCGTGGAGATTCAATTGGCCACAGGTAACCGCGAGCAACTGGTGAAGATGCTGCAAGCCAACGAAGTGGACATTGCCATCATGGGCCGCCCGCCCAAAGAGTTGCAAACGCGTGCCGAGCCCTTTGCGGCGCACCCGCACGTGTTTGTGGCAGCCGTCAACCATCCGCTGGCCGGACGTGGCCACTTGCGTGTGGAGGACTTGCGCGGTTACGACTTCATCGTGCGCGAAAAGGGCTCAGGCACTCGCGCTGCGACGGAAAAGTTTTTTGAAGACGCGCGCGTCCAAGCCAATTTGAAGCTGCACTTGCAAAGCAATGAAACCTTAAAGCAGGCCGTGATGGCGGGCTTGGGGCTGGGTTTTATCTCTTTGCACACCATAGGCAATGAGCTGGATCTAAAGCAAATTGCGATGCTAGACGTGGACGGTACCCCTGTGGTTCGCGCGTGGAATGTGGTGCATACACAATCCAAAATGCTGTCGCCTGCGGCCGAGGCGTTTCGCTATTTCATGTTGGAGCAAGGCGAGGCATTTCTCGCTCAACAATTCGGCCACCACATGGCCGTTTGATGCGCGAACAGTGGGGGCGCAAACCGGTTATTGGTTGAGTTTGCGTTTGATGAGTGCCAGCCTTTTGTGCAGGGCTGCACACAGCACTGGCCAAACCGGCCCAGGTCACCAAACCGAGCGGTCACCCGTTGTCTGGTCTGGCGCATATTCACATCGATTGGTGTTGGCAAAACTGAGTCTGAGCTCTATTGGCTGGTTATTGAATGAATACGCGACACGGTTGATACAAAGCACAGGACTGCCAGCTTCCATCTCTAGCAATTGAGCTTGCGCAGCGCTGCATGCACCTGCGCTCAGGCGTTCGCCAGTTGGAAGAAGGCGTCTTTGGTGATCTCAACTGGGTGGAGGAGCGTGCCTTGAAAGATGGCGCTTTGGCATTCAGTGACATTGCCGCAGGCAAAGTCGCCTCTGCCAAAGTGGTACTCATTCCGGATTGACGGCTTGTTTGCATAAGCCGTCAAACGCTGGCGTTGCAAGGGCTACAGCAACTGGCCCATGCGCTTGGCGGCGCGCTTCAGCGCAGGCAAGTGTTTGGCCGCGCTGTCTGTGGTCAGGCGCGCCACCGGTGCGTGCACGGCGATGGCACCACGCAAGTTGTTGTTGGCGTCGTGCACAGGCACTGCCAGCGCGATGAGGCCTGGAATGAACTCCTGGCGGTCAAAGGCATAGCCTTGCTTGGCAATGGTGGCGCATTCTTGTTGCAATGCGTCTACCGTTGTGATGGTGTGTTCGGTCATGCGTTCCAGCGTCAAGGTTTGCAGCATGGCGTGCCGTGTGGCTTTGGGCATGTGTGCCAAAAACAGCTTGCCGCTGGCAGTGCAGTGAATGGGCACGTGTACGCCAACATCCAGCGTCAATCGCCATGGCCATGAGGCTTCCACGCGGTCCAGGTACATCACGCCTGCGCCATCCAGCGTGGTGAAGTTGCAAGTCTCGCCCACCTGGTTCACCACGTCTGACAGCACCGCGTGGCGCAGGCCTCTCGCGGTGTCGTGGTTGAGGGTGTCCAGCGCCATTTGTCGCATGGCAGGACCAATTTCGAAGACGCGGTTGTCTTGCGATTTGGCAATAAAGCCAACGTCCAGCAACTGCGTTGTGAGCCGGTGTGCCGTGGCTTTGGGCAGTTGCAGCTCGTCGGCCAACTGCGCCAGTGACATGCCTTTGCCTTGCTGCGCCAAGGTGCTCAGCAAGCGTAGGCTGCGCTCTGCAGATGAGCCTGATGCACGGGTGGTATCGGTGTTTGTCATTAGGGGAAAACGCTAATAATGGAATGTTGCGTTCCGAAATAAATGTGTGTAGCATTCATTAAAACGGAACAAAACATACCGAAATAAAAAACTTAGCTGGCAGCGAATGCCATTCAAATACCAAAACTTTATGAAATCCAGATTCGACTATATCGTGGTTGGCGCAGGCTCGGCGGGTGCTGTGATGGCCGGTCGCTTGAGCGAAGACGCAGCCACCGAGGTGTTGTTGCTTGAAGCCGGCCCTGCAGACAACTCCTTTTGGATTCACCTGCCCATTGGCTACGGCAAGACCATGTGGAGTAGCAAGTACAACTGGTGTTTTCACACGGACCCAGACCCCAATATGAATGGGCGTCGTATTTACTGGCCGCGCGGCAAAACCCTGGGCGGCTCCAGCTCCATCAATGGCCTCATTTACATACGTGGTCAGCATGCCGACTACGACGCATGGGCACAGCAGGGCAACCCCGGCTGGTCGGCCAAAGATGTGCTGCCGTATTTCGTGAAGTCCGAGCGCAACCAGCGTGGTGCCTGCACGTACCACGGCGCAACAGGCCCGCTGTCTGTGTCCGACATCACGCAGCGCCATCCTCTGATTGAAGCGTTTATTGGTGGCGCAGGTGAGTTGGGTGTGCCACGCAACAATGATTTCAATGGCGAGCACCAGTACGGTGCGGGCTACTACCAGCTCACCACTTGGAAGGGTTGGCGCTGGAGTACGGCCAAAGGGTATTTGAAGCCCGCGCGCAAGCGCCGCAACCTGACGGTTGCCACCCATGCGCAGGCCACACAAATCATCATGGAGGGCACGCGTGCCGTAGGGGTGCGCTACCGGGTCGGCGGAGAGCATGGCAAAGACGTAGAGGTCTATGCCAATAAAGAGGTGCTGTTGTGCGCAGGTGCCATACAGTCGCCGCAGTTGTTGCAGTTGTCGGGCATTGGGCCGGCGCAGCTGCTGGGCCAACACGGGATTCCGGTGGTGGCAGACTTGCCCGGTGTGGGAGAGAACCTGCAAGACCATTTGCAAATTCGCCTCACCTTTGAGTCTCGCCAGCCCACTACCAACGATGAGCTCAATTCCCTGTTTGGCCAGGTCAAGCTGGGCTTGCAGTGGTTGTTCAAGCGCTCAGGGCCATTGGCTGTTGGTATCAACCAGGGTGGCTGCTTTATGTATGCGCTGCCAAACGAGGCCAAGACGCCCGACATCCAGTTTCACGTGGCCACGCTGTCGGCTGACATGGCTGGGGGCAAAGTGCATCCGTTCTCGGGTTTTACCTTGTCGGTGTGCCAGCTGCGTCCCGAGTCGCGCGGCCACATCCGCATTCGCAGTACCAATGCGTTTGAGCCGCCCGAGATGCAGCCCAACTACCTCAGTACCGACCTGGACAGGCGAACCAACGTGGCCGCTGTGCGCGCTGCGCGTGCCATTGCGGCGTCGCAGGCCATGAAGTCGTTTGTGGTGCGTGAGATTAAACCAGGCCCAGCGGCCCAAACCGATGAAGAGATATTGGAGTTTTGCCGCGAATACGGCGCAACCATTTTTCACCCCAGCGGCACCTGTGCCATGGGGCCAGACCCCCGAATGGGCGCTGTGGTGGATGCGCGCTTGCGTGTGTACGGCGTTCAAGGTCTGCGGGTTATCGATTGCTCGGTAATGCCGACCTTGGTGTCTGGCAACACAAATGCACCGGCTGTGATGATGGCCGAAAAAGCCGTGGACATGATTCGAGAAGACAACAACGCGCTGTAGCGGCGTCGTTAGAGGTGACGCCGGGTATGGTCGCCCCGGTGTGATGGTGATGGTGCAAATGACCCATGCAGTGCTTAACAAACTTGAACACAACTGGAGACAAATATGAAAAAGAGTACACCCCTGGACAGGCGCGGTTTCATGCGCATTGCTGGTCGTTACGGCTTTACGTCAACCGCCTTGGCCGTGACCGGCATGGTGGGACCACTGACGCTGGAAGGTGTTGGTAAAGCCGCCGCCGCGACCAGCGATGCGCGCAGCGGTAAAGCGCTGATGACGTTGAAGTTTGGTGCGTCTGGCTTTAACGAAAACAATTTGAAAATTCAGGAGTCTGGTCAGCTGTGGTTTGCACAGCAGCTGGAGCAGCGCACCAACGGCGCATTGAAGATTGAATTCATTGGCTCAAACGCCATTTGTAACCAGCTGGACTGCGTGAAAAAAACACAGCAAGGCATTGTGGACTTGTTCACCGCCAGTACGCAAAATTCCGCAGGTTCAGCGCCTTACTACAACGTGCTGGACTTCGCGTACATGTTCCCATCGCGTGCAGCCCAACACCACTTTTTGTACAGCAAAAAGAGTGAGGCTTTGCTGCGTGAGCCCATGCGCAAGCTGCACAACATTCAGTTCCTGTACAGCCACTGTGAGTTGCGTGGTTTGATGCTGGGTAAAAAGTTTGAAGACAAACCCTTGATCAGCAGCATTGACGACTTGGCAGGTACCAAAAACCGCGTCACAGGCACTCAGTTGGGCCGCATTGCCATGCAGTTGATGAACCTCAACCCAGTGCCAATTGCGTGGGAAGAAACACTGGATGGTCTGAAACAGGGCTTGATTGATGGTGCCGAAACCTGGATGGGTGCTGCGGCTTACGCCAACATGTCGCCTGTGCTGTCGCAAGCGGTTGATTTGAAGTTCTTCTGTGGCACTGAGCACACAGCCATGAACTTCAAGACATTCCAGAAGCTGCCAGCCAAGATTCAGGATATCGTGATGGAAACGTCTTACGATGCCCAGCAGTACACGCAGCAGCGTCAAGAGCGTGCGTTGATTGATGTGGTGGGTGCTGTGCCCAACCCCGGCAAGGACACCGTGTTTGGTAAAGCTGGCGTGCGCGTGGCAACGCTGTCAGATGCCGAGCTGCTAAAGGCCGAAAAGATGTGCTCGCCAGAGTACAACCCCAAGCCATGGGAACAGTGGCGCGAGCGTTTGAACAAAATGTCAGGCGGACGCGACGTGTACAAGGAAATTTACGACATTGCGCGTGAGATTCCAAAATCCATGAACGCTGTGGACGTGAAGCCCAACCGCTGGTGGGTTTAAGTTGCCGAGCCTCACCGCCTTTAAACGTAAACGTTGACAGGCGGTGAGGCTCTATAAGAGACATGGGCGTGTGCGGCGTATGCTGCCACGCCCATGTTTGCAGCTGCATCAAGGCATGCGGCACGCGTCAATGAAACGAGATCGTAATGACCAATGTACTGATGGCAGGCGTTCGATGGCTGGATAAAAACGCTGAGCGAACGCTGATTTTGGTGGCCTACGCCACCATGGCGCTCATTATTGTGTATGCCGTTGTCGAGCGATTTGTGTTCAAAACACAAATACCGTGGAGTTCGTCCATACCCATTTATTTGTTCTTGTGGGTGACCTGGATTGGTTGCTCGCAAAACGTGCGCAAGCGCACGCATCTGGTGTTCAACGATTTGCGCCTGCGTATGCCGTACCGCGCGCAATATGCCTGCTTGGTATTGGACGCGCTGCTGTGGGTGGTGTTTGGCTTGGTGGTACTCAACTTCACGATTGAGCAAACCATGTTGGTTGAAATGAATTTCGCCATCGTTCAGGGTACGGATAACGTGATGCAGTGGTGGTTTTACCTCGCCACCCCAGTGGCTTGGTCTTTGCTGTTGCTGCGTGTAGTGCAGAACTTGTGGGACGACACCGTGCGGTTCAGGGGCAACCAACCATTTCTGGTTGACATACAGGCCATTGGCCAAGATTAAAAGAGGGCGTTGTCATGGATCAAGGTACTTGGATTGCATTGATTTCAGCCGGTGTGATTGGGCTGTTTCTCATTGGTGTGCCCATTTTTTTGGTGATTGGGTATTGGGTATTGGGCGTGTCGCTGGTGATTGATTTCACGCTGGCCAATATTGGTGTGACGCTGTTCGAGGGGCTGAACTTCTTTGGCTTGCTGTCGTTGCCGCTGTTCATATTGACTGGCGACCTGATCGCTGCCGCCGGTATTGCGAGGCGGCTGGCTGACTTTGCCCACGCTTGCCTGTGCTGGATGCGCGGTGGCCTGGGTTTGGCCACCATTGGCTCGTGCGGAATGTTTGCAGCCATTTCGGGTTCAAACTCCGCGACCACCGCCACCATAGGCGGCATCATGCACCCGCTGCTGGTCAAAGATGGCTACGACACGCGTTTCGCGGCTGCAACCGCAGCCGCTGGCGGTACGGTGGGCATTATTATTCCGCCCTCTATTATTTTTATTGTGTATGGCTTTTTGATGAACCTGTCGATTTCCGACCTGTTTGTCGCGGGTATTTTGCCCGGTGCACTGATGGTGTTCGCCATGCAGATGGTGTGCTGGTGGCTGGCCAAACGCAACAACTGGGGCACGGTGTCGCCACTGCAGTGGAGCCGTATTGGCTTGACTGCACGGCGCGCGTATTTGGGATTTTTTGCCATTTTCATTGTGATTTACGGCATTTATTCAGGCATTTTTTCGCCTACGGAGGCCGCGGCCATTACGGTTGGTTTTTGCCTGATCGCAGGTCTGTTTCTGACACGGGAAATCAGCTGGAGAAGTTTGCCCGATATTTTGTTACGCTCCGGCCAGCTCACAGGCATGTTGGCACCCATGATTGCCATCTCGATTGTGATGCAGCAGGTGTTTGGTTTATTGGGCGCGACTGAGGCGGTGGCTGATTTTGTGGCGTGGTTTGGCGACAGTGAGACCATTGTCTTGCTGGTGTGCATGGCCATCGTGATGGCGGCGGGCTGTATTTTGGAGAGCTTGCCGGTCACGGTTATTTTTGCGCCCATACTCGCGCCCATCGCGGTAGCCCATGGTGTGGACCCGGTTCATTTCTCGGTCATCTTTTTGGTGGGGGCGGCCATTGGCTTTATCACACCACCATTCGGTTTGAACTTGTTTGTGGCCAGCGGTGTGACGGGTATTCCATACGCCAAGTTGGTGGGTTTTGCCACGCTGTACATGGCCGGTTTGGTGCTGGCCTGGTTGTTGATCGCCTTTATTCCGTCTATCTCCTTGTCGTTGTTGCCCAATGTCGCGGGCTAGCGTGGCGGGGAAGGCATTGTGAGCGCTTATGTCCTGGCGTGGGTGTGTTGCGTTGGCTTTGGTGCGGGCTGGGTGCGGGGCTTTGCGGGATTTGGGTTTTCGGCGCTGTGCATGGCTGGCCTGGCCTGGCTGATCAGCCCAGCACTGATTGCACCCATCGTGGTGTTGCTTGAGATGGTTGCCAGTGTGTTGTTGTGGCGAGGCTCGGTTGCAGCGGCTGATAAAAATTGGTTGAAAACCTTGCTGGTGGTCAACGCCATGACCGTGCCTGTGGGTGTGGTCTTGTTGCAGCTGTTGCCTATACAGCCCTTGCGCGTGGTGGTTGCGGTGTTGCTGTTTGCGGCGGCGTTTGGATTGCGGTTTGTGTTGCGCGCAGACCTGAAGAATACCGCGCAGCTGCGCCGGCTTTGTGGTGTGGTGTCCGGGCTGGTCAACGGTGTGGCCGCCAGCGGTGGTGTCATCGCGGCCATGTCCATGGCTGCAACGGGTATGCGCGCCAGTCAGCTGCGGGCCACCATGATTTTGTACTTGCTGTTTACCGACATGTACATTCTGGCGTCTATGCTGTTTGCACACATGTGGTCCCGCCATCAAGCATCCGCTATCGTTGGCAATACCCTTTTTAACAACCACTCGGTTTTATTGGCGGCTGCGCTTGGTTTGCCCATGGCGGCCGGTATTGTGTTGGGGCGGCACAGGTTTCAACGCACGCCTGCAGGCGACTACCGGGGCTTTGTGCTGAATGTGCTCATGCTCATGTCCAGCATCAGCTTGTTGTTGGTGATCACGCGGTGAGGCAGCCGGTTTTAATTTGTTAGTCTGTGAATTCTTGCGCGGCCTGATTGTGACGCAGGTGCTGTTTGAGCACGCCCGCCATGGCCTGCACGCCTTGCCCTATGCGCTCGGTTGCAATCGACGAGTAGCCTAGTCGCATGCTGTTGCAATGCTGTGGTTGTGCGGGGTAAAAAAACGCGCCCGGCTCCACCACCACGCCGATTCGGTACAAGTCTTTTGCAAGTTGCAAGGTGTCTAGTCCGTGCGGCCCTGTTACCCACAGCGCCGAGCCACCCTGGGCCGCACTGTGTTGCAGTTGTGGTGCGTATGTGGTCAACGCCTGTCTGAGTGTGGCTGCACGCTCGCGGTAGCGCGCAATCAGGTTGCGTACATGTGTTTCATGAAATCCGTGGGCAACAAAGCTGGCCGCTGCGCGCTGGTTGTTGGATGAGACATGGCGCATCATCAAGCGGCGCAGCGCGCGCAGCTCTTTGATGAGCGCGGCGCTGGCCACAATAAACCCAAGCCTAAGACCATGCGCCAAGGTTTTGGACAGACTGCCCAGGTAAATCACACGTTGCTCTGTGTCCAGGCTTTTGAGAGCGGGCGTGGGGCGTGTTGAAAAATTGAGTTCGCTTTCATGGTCGTCTTCGATCACCACAAAATCGTCTCGGCTGGCACGGGCGAGTAGTTCGCTCCTGCGCGCCAGTGACAGTGTGACGGTTGTTGGGCACTGGTGGCTGGGAGTTACAAACACGTAGTCACAACCGGTGATGTGCTGGTTCAGAACAAGCCCTTGTTCGTCCACGTCCAAGTTGTGCAGGTGCTGCGTGCGCAGCGCAAAGTTGTTGCGTGCATCAGGGTAGCCCGGGGACTCTATGCCAACATGTGTGTTGCTGCCCATGAGCAGCTGGGCCAGCAAGAACAGGCCTTGCTGGGCGCCGCTGGTCACCAGTATTTGGTCGCGTTCAACCCATATGCCGCGTGCTGGCAGCAGGCGGGCGTGAATTTGCTCCACCAGTGCGTCGTCGTCCCGGTCCATGTGGTCGGGGGCCCATGTGCGTACCGAGCGTGCCTATGGTTTCCAGTACACAGCGCCGCCAATTTCGAAATGGAAACTGTGTGGCATCAAATTGGCCGTACACAAACGGGTAGGGCATTTGCTGCCAGTCTGCGGGCTTGTAAATATTGCTTTGCGTGGATGGCTGAAGTTGCAGGCGCGATTGCCAAAAATCAGTCCCGCCGTGGTGCGCAATCTCTGGTGTTGGGGTGTTGTGGCGTGTGACGCTGGTGTGTGTGGCGTCTGTGACGAAGTAGCCGCTGCGGGGCTTGGCCGTTAAAAAGCCTTGGTCGGCCAGGGCTTGCAGAGCCAGGCTCACAGTGGTGCGCGACAAGTTCAAGGCGTTGGCCAATACGCGGCTTGATGGCAGCGCGGCGCCTGGTTGCAAAAAACCCTCCATGACACTTTGAACCACCATGTCGCGCAACTGGCCTTGGCGTGTGGGTGAGATGCCTTCAAAGCGCTTGAATAAACGCTGCCACATAAGGCTGCTGGGTCTGGCGGTTCGGGTCATGAGTGTGTAGGACTGTGGCGTTTTATTCTGGCTTTAATGATAAGGCTTAATTGGCTTTATCGCGAGGCACGCGCGTCCCTAAAATCTGGCAACAACTGGGCAGGCCCAGTTTTTTTATAACAAGCTGAAGGTGACACCATGGCACACTATTTGAAGCAATCCAACCCACCTGTTGAGGTCATAGACACCGAGACGGGCGTGACTGTGCAACGCATGCTGGCTGACATACAGGCTGGTGGCGAAGAGGCCGTGCGCCGTTACGCGCGGGACTTTGACGGTTGGCAGGGCGACATCGTGTTGGGTGAGGCGGCATTCGACAAGGCCGCCAAAAGCCTGAGCGAGGGCGTGAAGCAGGACATTCGCTACGCCCGCGACCGCGTATGTGGTTTTGCCCAAATGCAGCGCGACTCGCTGCACGAGTTTCAAAGCGAGTTGCGCCCAGGTTTGATTGCAGGTCAAAAGCTCATCCCCGTGCAAACGGCCGGCTGCTACGTGCCGGGTGGGCGCTATGCGCATGCCGCCAGCGCTGTGATGAGCGTTGGTACCGCCAAAATTGCAGGCGTCAAAAACGTCATCGCCACGTCGCCCGCACACAAGGATGCGGGTGTCAATCCGGCCATCTTGTATGCCATGCAGCTGTGCGGCGCAGACAAGGTCCTGGCCTTGGGTGGTGTGCAGGCTGTGGCGTCACTGGCCTATGGTTTGTTCACGGGCAACAGTGCAGACGTGATTGTTGGGCCCGGCAACCGCTTCGTGGCAGAAGCCAAGCGCAGCTTGTTTGGACGGGTGGGTATTGACGTGGTTGCCGGTCCTACCGAGTCAGCCGTTATTGCCGATCACACGGCAGATCCTGATGTGGTGGCTGCGGACCTGGTTGGTCAAGCCGAGCATGGTCCTGATTCGCCCGTGTGGCTGATCACCACCTCGCGAGAGCTGGGTGAGGCGGTGATTGCCCGTGTGCCGGCCCTGATTGACGCGCTGCCTGATTTGGCACGCGCTGCGGCAACCGTGGCTTGGCGCGATTATGCAGAGGTGGTGTACTGCGCCACGCGAGAAGAGGCCGTTGAGGTCAGTGATGCGTACGCCTGCGAGCACTTGCAAGTGATGGCCCAAGACCTGGACTGGTGGCTGGACAAGTTGAGCAACTATGGCTCATTGTTCCTGGGTGAAGAAACCACGGTGGCCTACGGCGACAAATGCAGTGGCCCCAATCACATTCTCCCAACCAAGGGTGCGTCGCGTTATTCAGGTGGTTTGTCAGTGGGCAAGTTCATCAAGACTGTCACTTGGCAGCGCTTGGACAGAGACGCGTCGCGCGAGGTTGGGCAAGTTGCGGCGCGCATTTCTCGCCTGGAGGGCATGGAAGGCCATGCGCGTACCGGCGATATTCGCCTGAAAAAATACTTTCCCACCGAGCAATTTGAACTGGGCACGTTGGGTGGCCATACGCACAACGCTTGAACGGCACAAGGCGAACAAATCATGAACGCAAGCACTGCAAACCCACCGTCGGCAACCCCATCTTCGGCCCACCCAGTCGTGTCCGAAGAACTGTGGTTTGGCAAGGACTTGAGTCAGCCTGAGCCAATTCCTGAAGCGGGCATCGAACGTGCTGTGGCATTGATGCACAGCGGGCGATTGCACCGCTACGGTGAAACCGGTGGCGGTGCGCCTGAGCCGTCGCTGTTGGAGCAAGCGTACGCCGCTTACGTGGGTGCCAAGTACTGCGTGGCCATGAGCTCATGCGGTGCAACTATGTTTGTGGCGCTCAAAGCCTTGGGCGTACAGCCAGGCGATAAAGTGCTGACCAGCACCTTCACGCTGGCACCTGTGCCTGGTGCGATTGCCCATGCCGGCGCACATCCGGTACTGGTGGAAACCACGGCCAACTACACCACCGATTTGGACGACTTGGCACAAAAGGCTGCCACCAGTGGTGCCAAGGTGTTGTTGATCTCGCACATGCGTGGTCATATCACCGACATGCAGGCGGTGCGTGCCATCTGCGATGCCAACGGCATCGCTGTGGTGGAGGACTGTGCCCACACCATGGGTGCGCGTTGGGATGGTCGCTTCAGCGGTACCTGGGGAGCAGTGGGTTGCTTTAGTACCCAGACTTACAAGCACATCAATTCCGGCGAGGGTGGTTTGTTGGTCACGGACGATGAAGATATTTGTGCGCAAGCCATCTTGATGTCTGGCAGCTACATGCTCTACAGCCAACATACCAGAGCGCCCAGCCCTGAGGTGTTTGAGCGCTGGCGTTACAAAACGCCCAACTTCAGCTTGCGCATGTCCAATCAGGCGGCTGCGATGTTGCGCCCACAGCTGGCAGACATGCCACGACGCACCCAGGTTTGGAATGGCTTGTATGCCACATTGGCGGAATCCCTTGCGGGCATCCCACATGTGGTGGTGCCTGCCCGAGACCCGCGCGAGTCCTTTGTCGCGAGCTCCATCCAATTTACCCTGGACCTGGACACCTCCGCCATCCTGAAATTTTTGGCCGGTTGCGACAGCCGAGGCTTGCACATCAAGTGGTTTGGCCGTGATGAGCCACAAGGCTTTACCAGTAACTACACGCACTGGCACTACATGCGCGAGCCGCAGGCGCTGCCGCGTTCGCTGACGCTGATGCAAGGCTTGTGTGACATGCGTATCGCGCTTTCAATGACTGACGCTGACTGCGACATGATTGGTCGCATCGTGCGGGCTTCCATGAATGAGTGTTTGGCATGACGGCGCGCCGCGAACCCCCGCATAGCAGTCAAGAAACGCTTGACCCCACCGATTGGGCGGCATTTAGGGAACGTGCACATGCCATGGTTGACGCAGCCGTCGACAAGATGGCCACCACCGCCGAGGGCCGCGTGTGGCACGAACCGCCCGCTGCATTAAAGGCGGCGTTCAATGCGCCTTTACCCATTCAGGGGCATGGCGCTGACGCCACGCAGACCAGGCTCACGGACTTGTTGCCCTATGGTGTTGGCAACACGCATCCGCGTTTTTTTGGTTGGGTACACGGCAGCGGCACGCCTGGCAACCTCATTGCAGACATTGCCGCGGCAGCGATCAACGCCAACTTGGGTGGGCGTGACCATGGTGCGATGTATGTTGAGCGGCAAGTCAACCAATGGTGTCGAGCGCTGTTTGAATTTCCTGAAACAGCCAGTGGCCTGGTGGTCTCTGGCACATCCATTGCCACCATCATCGCGCTCAAAACCGCGCGCGATCAATGCCTTGCATTCGCCAGTCGTACAGCGGGTTTGGCCGGCGCCAAGCTGACGGGCTACACCTCAACGCAAACCCATTCGTGCGTTGCCCGCGCGTTTGATGTGTTGGGCTTGGGCGCCGATGCCTTGCGCAAGATTCCGGTGAACGACCG
It encodes the following:
- a CDS encoding GntR family transcriptional regulator, whose product is MTRTARPSSLMWQRLFKRFEGISPTRQGQLRDMVVQSVMEGFLQPGAALPSSRVLANALNLSRTTVSLALQALADQGFLTAKPRSGYFVTDATHTSVTRHNTPTPEIAHHGGTDFWQSRLQLQPSTQSNIYKPADWQQMPYPFVYGQFDATQFPFRNWRRCVLETIGTLGTHMGPRPHGPGRRRTGGANSRPPAASTRHMG
- the hisD gene encoding histidinol dehydrogenase; translated protein: MLADIQAGGEEAVRRYARDFDGWQGDIVLGEAAFDKAAKSLSEGVKQDIRYARDRVCGFAQMQRDSLHEFQSELRPGLIAGQKLIPVQTAGCYVPGGRYAHAASAVMSVGTAKIAGVKNVIATSPAHKDAGVNPAILYAMQLCGADKVLALGGVQAVASLAYGLFTGNSADVIVGPGNRFVAEAKRSLFGRVGIDVVAGPTESAVIADHTADPDVVAADLVGQAEHGPDSPVWLITTSRELGEAVIARVPALIDALPDLARAAATVAWRDYAEVVYCATREEAVEVSDAYACEHLQVMAQDLDWWLDKLSNYGSLFLGEETTVAYGDKCSGPNHILPTKGASRYSGGLSVGKFIKTVTWQRLDRDASREVGQVAARISRLEGMEGHARTGDIRLKKYFPTEQFELGTLGGHTHNA
- a CDS encoding aminotransferase class I/II-fold pyridoxal phosphate-dependent enzyme, with translation MSEELWFGKDLSQPEPIPEAGIERAVALMHSGRLHRYGETGGGAPEPSLLEQAYAAYVGAKYCVAMSSCGATMFVALKALGVQPGDKVLTSTFTLAPVPGAIAHAGAHPVLVETTANYTTDLDDLAQKAATSGAKVLLISHMRGHITDMQAVRAICDANGIAVVEDCAHTMGARWDGRFSGTWGAVGCFSTQTYKHINSGEGGLLVTDDEDICAQAILMSGSYMLYSQHTRAPSPEVFERWRYKTPNFSLRMSNQAAAMLRPQLADMPRRTQVWNGLYATLAESLAGIPHVVVPARDPRESFVASSIQFTLDLDTSAILKFLAGCDSRGLHIKWFGRDEPQGFTSNYTHWHYMREPQALPRSLTLMQGLCDMRIALSMTDADCDMIGRIVRASMNECLA